A stretch of [Clostridium] scindens DNA encodes these proteins:
- a CDS encoding TetR family transcriptional regulator, with protein MERRSEKTKALLGEEFKELVVEKSFEKITIKMITDAAGVIRPTFYNYFQDKYEVMEWLLWEDVFQSVTELISMDMALEAMKMLFRKIGADKAYYRKVFEVEGQNSFEEMLYQRIYDVARQLIEKHPLKVEEDAPIISEEIFLRFQSITLVNGIKYWLLYETDEISADTALKFYEFLMSHSLLEIIDDDILGRVIN; from the coding sequence ATGGAACGTAGAAGCGAAAAGACAAAGGCTTTGCTGGGCGAGGAATTTAAAGAACTGGTGGTGGAAAAGTCTTTTGAAAAAATAACAATTAAGATGATTACGGATGCGGCAGGGGTCATCCGTCCGACTTTTTATAATTATTTTCAAGATAAATACGAGGTTATGGAATGGCTGTTATGGGAAGACGTCTTTCAAAGCGTGACGGAGCTTATTTCCATGGATATGGCGCTGGAAGCAATGAAGATGCTGTTTCGCAAGATTGGAGCGGATAAGGCGTATTATAGAAAGGTTTTTGAAGTAGAAGGACAGAATTCTTTTGAAGAGATGCTGTATCAGAGAATCTACGACGTGGCTCGGCAACTGATCGAAAAGCATCCTCTGAAAGTGGAAGAGGACGCGCCCATCATCAGCGAGGAGATATTCTTAAGATTCCAGTCTATCACTTTGGTCAATGGGATCAAATACTGGCTGCTGTATGAAACGGATGAGATATCCGCGGATACGGCGCTTAAGTTTTATGAATTTCTGATGTCCCATTCTCTGTTGGAGATTATCGATGATGATATATTAGGCAGGGTTATTAATTAG
- a CDS encoding NAD(P)/FAD-dependent oxidoreductase, translating into MNQYDVIIIGAGPSGIFCAYELMRQKPDLKVLMIEKGRSIEKRQCPKRKTKTCVGCQPCSITTGFAGAGAFSDGKLSLSPDVGGTLPEILGYERATELIHEADDIYLKFGADQKVYGIEDYEAIENIRAKAIRANLKLIECPIRHLGTEEGYKIYTRLQEHLKSCGVEIRFMTMVKDIIVEDGAATGVVTDKGEEFYAPEIVAGIGREGSEWFSHICKEHEIETRNGTVDVGVRVEVRDEIMKELNEKLYEAKLVYYTPTFDDKVRVFCTNPSGEVATEYYDDGLAVVNGHAYKSKDMKTNNTNFALLVSKNFTEPFKSPIEYGKQIAQLGNMLCDGKILLQRYGDFRRGRRTTEERLNRNNIVPTLKDAVPGDLSLVFPHRIMVAIDEMIQALDKVTPGIASDETLLYGVEVKFYSNKVVVNQDFETSVKGLRAMGDGASITRGLQQASANGISVARSILAK; encoded by the coding sequence ATGAATCAGTATGACGTGATTATTATAGGCGCGGGTCCCTCCGGGATTTTCTGCGCATATGAATTGATGAGACAAAAACCGGATCTGAAGGTTTTAATGATTGAAAAGGGTCGTTCGATTGAAAAGAGACAGTGCCCGAAGAGAAAGACCAAGACTTGCGTGGGCTGCCAGCCCTGCTCGATTACTACAGGATTTGCCGGAGCCGGAGCATTTTCGGATGGGAAATTATCCCTCTCCCCGGATGTGGGAGGAACGCTTCCGGAGATTCTGGGATATGAGAGGGCAACAGAACTGATCCACGAGGCAGACGACATCTATCTGAAGTTCGGAGCAGATCAGAAAGTCTATGGCATCGAGGATTATGAGGCCATCGAGAATATCCGCGCCAAGGCGATCCGCGCGAACCTGAAGCTGATTGAATGTCCAATCCGCCATCTTGGAACCGAGGAAGGATATAAGATCTATACCAGGCTGCAGGAGCATCTAAAATCCTGCGGCGTTGAGATCAGGTTCATGACCATGGTCAAGGATATTATCGTGGAAGATGGCGCTGCCACAGGAGTCGTGACGGATAAGGGCGAGGAATTCTATGCGCCGGAGATTGTGGCAGGAATCGGAAGAGAAGGCTCTGAGTGGTTCTCCCATATCTGCAAGGAGCATGAGATCGAGACGCGCAACGGCACGGTGGATGTAGGCGTACGCGTGGAAGTCCGGGATGAGATCATGAAGGAACTTAATGAGAAGCTTTACGAGGCGAAGCTGGTATATTATACGCCGACGTTTGATGATAAAGTCCGCGTGTTCTGCACCAACCCCTCAGGGGAAGTGGCAACGGAGTATTACGATGACGGCCTGGCGGTGGTAAATGGCCATGCATATAAATCCAAGGATATGAAGACGAATAATACCAATTTTGCGCTGCTGGTTTCCAAGAATTTTACGGAGCCGTTCAAATCACCCATTGAATACGGCAAGCAGATCGCGCAGCTTGGAAATATGCTGTGCGATGGCAAGATACTTCTGCAGCGCTACGGGGATTTCCGTCGGGGCAGGCGTACTACCGAGGAACGGCTGAACCGTAACAACATCGTACCGACGCTGAAAGACGCGGTTCCGGGAGATCTGTCGCTGGTATTCCCGCACCGGATCATGGTAGCCATCGATGAGATGATCCAGGCGCTTGACAAAGTGACCCCGGGCATCGCTTCCGATGAGACGCTTTTGTACGGCGTGGAAGTGAAGTTCTATTCCAATAAAGTGGTCGTGAATCAGGATTTTGAGACCAGCGTAAAAGGCCTTCGGGCAATGGGCGACGGCGCTTCCATCACCAGAGGGCTTCAACAGGCATCCGCCAATGGCATAAGTGTCGCAAGAAGCATATTAGCAAAGTAG
- the glmM gene encoding phosphoglucosamine mutase, whose product MGKYFGTDGFRGEANEVLTVEHAFKVGRFLGWYYGQDHKAKVVIGKDTRRSSYMFEYALVAGLTASGANAYLLHVTTTPSVSYVTRTENFDCGIMISASHNPFYDNGIKVINGKGHKLEAEVEEKIERYIDGEMGELPLAKKEEIGRTVDYAAGRNRYIGYLISLATRSFEDKKVGLDCSNGSAFAIAKSVYDALGAKTFVINCEPDGTNINTNCGSTHIEVLREYVKENHLDVGFAFDGDADRCIAVDENGNVIDGDLILYVCGKYMKENGRLNGDTIVTTIMSNLGLYKACDKVGLKYEKTAVGDKYVYENMVQNNFSLGGEQSGHIIFSKHATTGDGILTSLMIMEVMLEKKLSLSKLAEDVKIYPQLLQNVRVADKKTARENPEVMKAVDAVAEALGDDGRILVRESGTEPVIRVMVEAATDELCAKYVGQVVDVIKSQGLVAE is encoded by the coding sequence ATGGGAAAATATTTTGGAACAGATGGATTCCGCGGGGAAGCCAATGAGGTATTGACGGTTGAACATGCATTCAAAGTGGGAAGGTTTCTTGGATGGTACTACGGCCAGGATCATAAGGCCAAGGTCGTGATCGGAAAGGATACCAGAAGAAGCAGCTACATGTTCGAGTATGCGCTGGTTGCGGGACTTACGGCATCCGGAGCAAATGCGTATCTGCTCCACGTTACGACGACGCCAAGCGTATCCTATGTGACAAGGACGGAGAATTTTGACTGTGGAATCATGATTTCTGCCAGCCACAATCCTTTCTATGATAATGGGATCAAGGTGATCAACGGAAAAGGACATAAGCTGGAGGCTGAAGTAGAAGAAAAGATAGAACGCTATATAGATGGCGAGATGGGCGAGCTGCCGCTTGCCAAGAAGGAGGAGATTGGCCGTACCGTAGACTATGCGGCAGGAAGAAACCGTTACATAGGCTACCTGATCTCCCTGGCTACCCGGTCATTTGAAGATAAGAAGGTGGGCCTGGACTGTTCCAATGGAAGCGCGTTTGCCATTGCAAAGAGCGTTTACGATGCATTGGGGGCAAAGACTTTTGTGATCAACTGCGAGCCGGATGGCACCAATATTAATACGAACTGCGGCTCCACCCATATCGAGGTGCTGAGGGAGTATGTAAAGGAGAATCATCTGGATGTGGGATTCGCCTTTGATGGAGACGCGGACCGCTGCATCGCGGTGGATGAGAACGGCAATGTGATAGACGGAGATTTGATCTTATATGTATGCGGCAAGTATATGAAGGAGAACGGACGTCTCAACGGAGATACCATTGTCACTACGATCATGTCCAACCTGGGGTTATACAAAGCCTGTGACAAGGTAGGCCTGAAATATGAGAAGACTGCGGTGGGCGATAAGTACGTCTATGAAAATATGGTTCAGAATAACTTCTCTCTTGGAGGGGAACAGTCTGGACATATCATTTTCAGCAAGCATGCAACCACGGGAGACGGCATCCTCACCTCCCTTATGATCATGGAAGTCATGCTGGAGAAGAAGTTAAGCCTCTCCAAGCTTGCCGAGGATGTGAAGATCTATCCGCAATTGCTTCAGAACGTGCGGGTGGCAGATAAGAAGACGGCACGGGAGAATCCAGAGGTCATGAAAGCAGTTGACGCAGTGGCAGAGGCACTGGGAGATGACGGACGCATCCTGGTAAGGGAGAGCGGAACCGAGCCGGTGATCCGGGTAATGGTAGAAGCGGCCACGGATGAACTTTGCGCCAAATATGTGGGCCAGGTCGTCGATGTGATCAAATCGCAAGGCCTTGTTGCTGAGTAG
- a CDS encoding YitT family protein, whose protein sequence is MKTKLKSFFLLTFSTIIMAVGIYFFKFANNFTFGGITGLAVLVAKTGRISASDFTFIANMVLLAIGFVVLGKKFAEKTAYCSILLSVTLSVLERLYPLNQPLTDQPVLELAFAIALPSLGSAVLFNIGASSGGTDIIAMIMKKYTSTDIGKALLITDFIITLAGCFVFDIETGLYSFLGLAVRSFMIDGFIESLNLSKYFNVVCTSPKPICDFIKDDLHRSATIVLAQGAFSGEDKYIIFTALNRIEAVKLRNFIKENAPDAFLLISNTSEIIGKGFHSI, encoded by the coding sequence ATGAAAACGAAATTAAAAAGTTTCTTCTTATTAACCTTCAGTACCATAATAATGGCAGTAGGCATCTACTTCTTTAAATTCGCCAACAACTTTACGTTTGGCGGAATCACAGGACTTGCGGTCCTGGTAGCGAAGACAGGCCGAATCTCCGCCAGCGACTTTACGTTCATTGCCAACATGGTGCTTCTTGCCATCGGCTTCGTGGTCCTTGGCAAGAAATTTGCGGAAAAGACAGCCTACTGCAGCATCCTTTTGTCTGTCACCTTATCCGTATTGGAACGGCTGTATCCACTGAACCAGCCGCTTACCGATCAGCCGGTGCTGGAACTGGCTTTTGCCATCGCGCTTCCTTCCCTTGGCTCTGCCGTGCTCTTTAATATCGGCGCGTCCAGCGGGGGAACGGATATCATTGCCATGATCATGAAAAAATATACCAGCACGGATATTGGAAAGGCGCTTTTGATCACTGACTTTATTATTACCCTTGCAGGCTGCTTCGTATTCGATATCGAGACCGGGCTTTATTCTTTTCTGGGACTAGCCGTCCGCTCCTTTATGATTGACGGCTTTATTGAAAGTTTGAATCTATCCAAGTATTTTAACGTAGTGTGCACAAGTCCCAAGCCGATCTGCGACTTTATCAAGGATGACTTGCATCGAAGCGCCACCATTGTCCTGGCCCAAGGCGCGTTCTCCGGCGAGGACAAATATATCATCTTTACGGCGCTTAATCGGATCGAGGCCGTCAAACTCAGGAATTTTATTAAGGAAAATGCGCCGGACGCGTTCCTTCTTATCTCCAATACCAGCGAGATCATAGGAAAAGGGTTCCACTCTATCTAG
- a CDS encoding 4-hydroxybutyrate dehydrogenase: MKIFQQKSRIQKFEDVRQFVEEYQLGKDDFILASKSIYERYFAPLSLEAHVVYKSQYGKGEPTDAMVDGLMEDFAKTQCKRIVAIGGGAVIDMAKILVLEGTYKTEDIFLRKVPLKKARPLIAVPTTCGAGSEVSNVSIAELTNLHTKLGLAVDEIYADEAVLIPELLRELPYSFFATSAIDAFIHAIESYVSPKANLYTEMFSMKAMEMIVGGFRKMAEHGKEYRMELLDDFLTASNLAGIAFGNAGTGAVHAMSYPLSGVYHVTHGEANYQFLVAVFETYQQLNPDGKIRQLNHFLGGLLGCDESLAYQELEKLLNVIIARRQLREYGMKEGEIEEFAKSVEKSQTRLLNQSYVKFSWQQMAEIYRRLY; this comes from the coding sequence ATGAAAATATTTCAGCAGAAATCAAGAATTCAGAAGTTTGAAGATGTACGGCAATTTGTGGAAGAGTATCAGTTAGGAAAGGATGATTTCATTCTGGCGAGCAAAAGCATTTACGAACGGTATTTTGCGCCGCTTTCGCTGGAGGCGCATGTAGTATACAAAAGCCAGTATGGAAAAGGCGAACCCACGGATGCCATGGTAGACGGGCTGATGGAAGATTTCGCGAAGACACAGTGTAAGAGGATTGTAGCCATCGGAGGCGGCGCGGTCATCGATATGGCAAAGATCCTGGTGCTTGAGGGGACATATAAGACGGAAGATATTTTTCTTAGGAAAGTGCCGCTTAAGAAGGCGCGCCCGCTGATCGCGGTTCCAACTACCTGCGGCGCTGGATCAGAGGTATCCAATGTATCCATTGCAGAACTGACGAATCTACATACCAAGCTTGGGCTGGCAGTGGATGAGATCTATGCGGATGAGGCAGTGCTGATCCCGGAACTTTTGCGGGAACTTCCATACTCGTTCTTTGCCACAAGCGCGATTGACGCTTTCATCCATGCGATAGAGTCTTACGTTTCTCCGAAGGCGAATCTGTATACGGAGATGTTCAGCATGAAGGCCATGGAGATGATCGTGGGAGGCTTTCGCAAGATGGCCGAACACGGGAAGGAATACCGCATGGAACTGCTGGATGATTTCCTGACGGCCAGCAACCTGGCGGGAATCGCATTTGGGAATGCGGGTACTGGCGCGGTCCACGCTATGTCCTATCCGCTGAGCGGCGTCTACCATGTGACGCATGGGGAGGCCAATTATCAGTTCCTGGTGGCCGTGTTCGAGACCTATCAGCAGTTGAATCCGGATGGGAAGATCAGGCAGTTAAACCATTTCCTTGGAGGCCTGCTTGGCTGCGATGAGAGCCTGGCATACCAGGAACTGGAAAAATTATTGAATGTGATCATCGCCCGCAGGCAGCTCCGTGAATATGGAATGAAAGAAGGAGAGATAGAAGAATTCGCGAAAAGCGTGGAAAAGAGCCAGACCAGGCTTCTGAACCAGAGTTATGTCAAGTTTTCCTGGCAGCAGATGGCAGAAATATACAGAAGGCTATATTAG
- the eno gene encoding phosphopyruvate hydratase, translating to MYKYLPITDVYAREILDSRGNPTIEVEVLAGDEYLGRASVPSGASTGQYEAVELRDKEERYGGLGVERAVDHVNAKIAPAVIGVNVFEQPALDAILLQLDGTQNKSHLGANAMLGVSMAAARAAAGALHMPLYAYLGGTNAKKMPVPMMNIMNGGKHADNTIDIQEFMIMPTGACCFKEGLRMCAEIYHVLKKLLKDQGYGTAVGDEGGFAPNLPDAKEALRFITEAITKAGYKPGEDIVIALDVAATELYDKSFKKYVFEGEGRMHGHKVIRSVEELIDYYEELAEEFPIASIEDPLDEEDWEGWELLTTRMGLDTQLVGDDLFVTNTRRLKKGIEREVANAILIKVNQIGTLTEAFDAIEMAQKAGYKTIISHRSGETADPIIADIAVAFNAGQIKTGAPCRSERVSKYNQLLRIEERLGDIAVYEDPFGTLDAL from the coding sequence ATGTATAAGTATTTACCGATTACGGATGTATACGCAAGAGAAATCTTAGATTCCCGTGGGAATCCGACTATAGAAGTGGAAGTGCTGGCAGGGGACGAATACCTAGGGAGGGCCAGCGTGCCGTCCGGCGCCTCTACCGGACAGTATGAGGCAGTAGAACTCAGGGATAAGGAAGAGCGGTATGGCGGCCTTGGAGTGGAGAGGGCGGTAGACCATGTGAATGCCAAGATCGCACCGGCAGTGATTGGCGTGAACGTATTTGAACAGCCGGCCCTTGACGCCATCCTGCTGCAGCTGGATGGTACCCAGAATAAGTCTCATCTCGGTGCCAATGCCATGCTGGGAGTGTCCATGGCAGCGGCCAGGGCGGCAGCAGGCGCGCTGCATATGCCGCTGTATGCTTATCTGGGCGGTACCAATGCCAAGAAGATGCCGGTGCCAATGATGAACATCATGAATGGCGGCAAGCATGCGGATAATACCATTGATATCCAGGAATTCATGATCATGCCCACTGGCGCCTGCTGCTTCAAGGAAGGCCTTAGAATGTGCGCAGAGATATACCACGTGTTGAAGAAACTCTTAAAAGACCAGGGATACGGCACGGCGGTGGGAGATGAGGGCGGATTCGCGCCGAATCTTCCGGATGCCAAGGAAGCCCTGCGATTCATCACGGAAGCCATCACAAAGGCCGGATATAAGCCGGGAGAAGACATCGTCATTGCGCTGGACGTAGCAGCCACGGAATTATACGATAAGAGTTTCAAGAAATACGTGTTTGAAGGCGAAGGCAGGATGCACGGCCATAAAGTTATCCGATCAGTGGAAGAACTGATCGATTATTATGAAGAACTTGCGGAAGAATTCCCGATTGCCTCCATCGAAGATCCTTTGGATGAAGAGGACTGGGAAGGATGGGAACTACTGACCACCAGGATGGGCTTGGATACGCAGCTGGTGGGGGATGACCTGTTTGTCACCAACACCAGAAGGCTTAAGAAGGGAATTGAACGGGAAGTGGCCAATGCCATCCTGATCAAGGTCAATCAGATTGGAACGCTCACAGAAGCTTTCGATGCGATTGAGATGGCTCAGAAGGCAGGCTACAAAACGATCATATCCCACCGTTCCGGCGAGACCGCTGATCCTATCATAGCGGATATCGCGGTCGCGTTTAATGCCGGACAGATCAAGACCGGGGCTCCGTGCCGTTCGGAGCGGGTGTCCAAATACAACCAGCTGCTCAGGATTGAAGAGCGTCTGGGAGATATCGCAGTATATGAAGATCCTTTTGGAACTTTGGATGCGCTGTAA
- a CDS encoding glycosyltransferase family 2 protein translates to MHTISVIIPCFNEEEALPVYYEAMTKVMEQMDMAEFELLFVDDGSTDRTLGILKSLNERDERCRYLSFSRNFGKEAAIYAGLGNAKGDYVAIMDVDLQDPPSLLPKMYGILENEEYDSVATKRSTRTGEPKIRSFLSESFYKFINRISKTEIVNGARDYRLMKRKMVDAVLEMSEYNRFSKGIFQWVGFRTKWLEYENVERAAGETKWSVRKLFLYSLEGITGFSVAPLSLASIAGVLFCLISFLMIVVIVVRTLIWGDPVSGWPSLVCIIFMVGGIQLFCTGIVGQYLSKTYLETKRRPIFILKDSSDDKDGGEL, encoded by the coding sequence ATGCATACGATTTCGGTTATCATACCATGTTTTAATGAAGAAGAGGCGCTGCCGGTCTATTATGAAGCCATGACCAAGGTTATGGAGCAGATGGATATGGCAGAATTCGAATTGCTATTTGTAGATGACGGTTCTACCGACCGCACGCTTGGAATATTAAAGAGTTTGAATGAAAGGGATGAACGGTGCAGGTATCTGTCCTTTTCCAGAAATTTTGGAAAAGAGGCGGCTATCTATGCCGGCCTTGGCAATGCGAAGGGGGACTATGTGGCCATCATGGATGTGGACTTGCAGGACCCTCCGTCGCTGCTGCCCAAGATGTACGGGATTCTGGAAAATGAAGAATATGACAGTGTGGCAACGAAGCGTTCCACTCGGACAGGAGAGCCAAAGATCCGGTCTTTCCTGTCCGAAAGTTTTTATAAGTTTATCAACCGGATCTCCAAGACGGAGATTGTAAATGGCGCGCGGGATTATCGGCTGATGAAGCGCAAGATGGTGGATGCGGTGTTGGAAATGAGCGAGTACAACCGTTTTTCGAAAGGCATCTTCCAATGGGTAGGATTTCGTACCAAGTGGCTGGAATATGAGAATGTCGAACGGGCGGCAGGGGAGACTAAATGGTCCGTGCGCAAGCTGTTCCTGTATTCGCTGGAAGGAATTACCGGGTTCTCGGTGGCGCCGCTCTCCCTGGCCTCGATCGCGGGAGTGCTGTTCTGCCTGATATCATTTTTGATGATCGTAGTAATAGTTGTCCGGACGCTGATCTGGGGAGACCCTGTATCAGGCTGGCCGTCCTTGGTGTGCATTATTTTTATGGTAGGCGGCATCCAGTTATTCTGCACAGGCATCGTAGGGCAGTATCTGTCCAAGACGTATCTGGAGACGAAGCGCCGCCCTATATTCATTTTAAAGGATTCCAGCGATGACAAGGATGGAGGGGAGTTATGA
- a CDS encoding YfhO family protein codes for MIRSRLKWYVLFAGISLLLCWLFVGQYGIFGSKVDWISQHSVIPDYFRQQFYETGSLFPEFAMNLGGGQNIYNFAYYGLYNPVILLSYALPFVKMGDYVMAASIISLMAAVCLLYEWLDKRGFQKSVCVTVSMLYLLASPMIFHSYSQVMFVSYMPFLCMAFLGVDAYFEKKRCGLYIAGVFLMIMNSFYFSIGGMLSLAIYGMHRYFETKRFGLRTFLTDGIRFLMPMLSAVLLGGLLLVPAAMALGGGRGGKESMSLASLLIPQAPIFRFVYTPYGMGLATIAITMLITSLTYRKTSERVLSYGCALVFAIPMFAYLLNGGLYIRDKVFIPFLPLICYMMAVYLKKLGNREISFLKGMAPYLITILLLYLGRGQEEYEGYWQFVMADGILMAVLFAFYYYKDRRLPPVLILIPSLAFLILFNGVFHKISRQIEDGDFYQKVTDSKIAREIEEIQKDDPGFYRIEQAGDEEENAADLNRIQSMGQNISSIYSSAYNAAYDEFRKKTYQVEQPYRNSLMQSVSRNPLYRSFMGVRYVIGDQAPLGYELAKSSEGVKIYRNTKVSPVAYATNRYISRKEYDKLAFPYNQTALAEYAVVEQGIGEQEAREAGQMAEGANEKEFAIPELKREYLKIKKNASGYHIEADQAATIKVPISGLEGGDNILFLQFKVNNGRPNKDVAIWLEGVRNKLSSREHVYYNGNTTFTYTVELAQGQQEASLKLGKGDYDISDISCYGTNWDEGAGETLYQSVFEADKKQTKGNQIAGTIQVKEDGYFITTIPYDKNFDITVDGKKTRARKVNTAFLGFPISEGRHQVEIVYHAPGAGFGKLLSLLGAFMAAALVIASRKRSAQGIQNLP; via the coding sequence ATGATCCGCTCCAGGCTGAAATGGTACGTGCTGTTCGCGGGAATCTCGCTGCTTCTGTGCTGGCTGTTTGTAGGGCAGTATGGGATATTCGGCTCGAAAGTAGACTGGATCAGCCAGCACAGCGTAATACCGGACTATTTCCGCCAGCAGTTTTATGAGACCGGCAGTCTATTTCCGGAATTTGCCATGAACCTTGGCGGAGGCCAGAACATATACAATTTTGCGTATTATGGGCTGTACAATCCTGTAATACTTCTATCTTATGCGCTTCCCTTTGTGAAGATGGGCGATTATGTGATGGCAGCCAGCATTATCAGCCTGATGGCGGCAGTCTGCCTTCTCTATGAATGGCTGGATAAAAGAGGATTTCAAAAAAGCGTCTGTGTTACGGTATCGATGTTGTATCTGCTTGCTTCCCCTATGATATTTCATTCTTACAGCCAGGTAATGTTCGTCAGTTATATGCCCTTTTTATGCATGGCATTTCTGGGGGTTGATGCTTATTTTGAGAAGAAAAGATGCGGGCTTTATATTGCAGGGGTATTCCTGATGATTATGAACAGTTTCTACTTTAGCATCGGGGGAATGCTCTCTCTGGCAATCTATGGGATGCATAGATATTTTGAGACAAAGAGATTTGGATTACGGACGTTCCTTACGGACGGCATCCGGTTCCTCATGCCGATGCTGTCAGCCGTGCTTCTGGGCGGCCTCCTTTTGGTTCCGGCGGCGATGGCCCTTGGCGGAGGCAGGGGAGGAAAGGAAAGCATGAGTCTGGCATCCCTGCTGATACCACAGGCTCCGATATTCCGTTTCGTATATACGCCTTATGGCATGGGCCTTGCAACCATTGCCATAACCATGCTGATAACCAGCCTGACCTATAGGAAAACCAGCGAGCGAGTGCTCTCTTATGGATGCGCCCTGGTGTTTGCCATACCAATGTTCGCGTATCTGCTGAACGGTGGCCTGTATATACGGGACAAAGTATTCATTCCGTTTCTTCCGCTGATCTGCTATATGATGGCTGTCTACCTGAAGAAACTTGGAAATAGAGAGATTTCTTTTCTCAAAGGGATGGCTCCTTACCTGATCACAATCCTGCTTTTATATCTGGGAAGAGGACAGGAAGAATACGAAGGATACTGGCAGTTTGTCATGGCGGATGGAATACTTATGGCGGTCCTGTTCGCTTTTTATTATTACAAGGACAGGAGGCTGCCGCCAGTATTAATCCTGATACCGTCGCTTGCGTTCCTGATCCTGTTTAACGGAGTATTTCATAAGATATCCAGGCAGATTGAAGATGGGGATTTCTATCAGAAGGTTACGGATTCTAAGATTGCCCGGGAGATCGAGGAGATCCAAAAGGATGATCCGGGCTTTTACCGGATTGAGCAGGCGGGAGATGAAGAGGAGAATGCGGCGGACCTTAACCGGATCCAAAGTATGGGGCAGAACATTTCCTCCATCTATTCTTCGGCATATAACGCCGCTTATGATGAATTCCGTAAGAAGACGTATCAGGTGGAGCAGCCCTATAGGAACAGCCTGATGCAGTCTGTTTCCCGGAATCCGCTATATCGTTCCTTTATGGGCGTCAGATATGTAATCGGGGATCAGGCGCCGTTAGGATATGAACTGGCGAAGTCATCGGAAGGAGTGAAGATTTACCGGAACACCAAGGTCTCGCCTGTTGCCTATGCTACGAACCGCTATATATCCAGGAAGGAGTATGATAAGCTGGCATTTCCGTATAACCAGACGGCGCTTGCAGAATATGCAGTGGTGGAACAAGGCATAGGAGAGCAGGAAGCCAGGGAGGCGGGACAGATGGCAGAAGGGGCCAATGAGAAAGAATTTGCCATACCGGAACTGAAAAGAGAATATCTAAAGATTAAGAAAAATGCCAGCGGCTACCACATAGAGGCGGATCAGGCAGCCACGATAAAGGTTCCCATATCCGGGCTGGAAGGGGGAGATAACATCCTCTTTCTCCAATTCAAAGTAAACAATGGCCGACCCAATAAGGACGTGGCGATCTGGCTGGAAGGCGTAAGGAATAAGTTGTCTTCCAGAGAGCATGTCTACTATAATGGAAATACGACCTTTACCTACACGGTAGAACTGGCCCAAGGGCAGCAGGAAGCCTCTTTGAAATTAGGAAAAGGGGATTACGATATCTCAGATATTTCCTGCTATGGAACAAACTGGGATGAAGGGGCCGGGGAGACTCTGTATCAGTCTGTGTTCGAGGCTGACAAGAAACAGACGAAAGGGAATCAGATTGCGGGAACGATCCAGGTGAAGGAAGATGGATATTTCATCACTACGATTCCATATGACAAGAACTTCGATATTACGGTGGACGGGAAGAAGACCAGGGCCAGGAAGGTCAATACGGCATTTCTCGGATTTCCCATAAGCGAAGGACGCCATCAGGTTGAGATTGTCTATCATGCCCCAGGCGCTGGCTTTGGAAAACTCCTGTCCCTTTTGGGGGCTTTCATGGCAGCAGCCCTGGTGATCGCATCCAGAAAAAGGAGCGCCCAGGGCATCCAGAATCTTCCTTAA
- the secG gene encoding preprotein translocase subunit SecG yields MEILKTILMIIFAIDCIALTAIVLMQEGKSAGLGTISGMADTYWGQNKGRSMEGALVKSTKFLAILFIVLAAVLNLKVFA; encoded by the coding sequence GTGGAGATATTAAAGACGATTTTAATGATCATATTTGCAATAGACTGCATCGCGTTAACGGCAATCGTGTTAATGCAGGAAGGTAAGTCAGCGGGGCTTGGTACCATCAGCGGTATGGCTGATACTTACTGGGGGCAGAACAAAGGCCGTTCTATGGAGGGCGCGCTGGTGAAGTCAACGAAGTTCCTGGCGATTCTGTTTATTGTACTGGCAGCAGTGTTGAATTTAAAAGTATTTGCATAA